Proteins encoded together in one Oikeobacillus pervagus window:
- a CDS encoding DUF881 domain-containing protein: protein MKNDQKKGNKVFLSLVTFVLGFMLAYSYNIAKEEENFDEKNRKDFEWKEENQLRNQLINQQEKNSALQEELYGKQEKVRDYEQKLSHEKEIFFNLAEDADKYRMYLGKVKVKGRGIKVTLEDEEYNPNVDNVNKYIVHEQHIFKVVNELKISGASAIAINGQRLKHNSYIICNGPVITIDGNEYPAPFEISAIGDPDVMESALNIVGGVKDQLVNDHIVFTMEKKSELVFKPIVGERQR, encoded by the coding sequence ATGAAGAATGACCAAAAGAAGGGCAATAAAGTCTTTCTTTCCTTGGTGACCTTTGTATTAGGCTTCATGCTTGCTTATTCCTATAACATAGCAAAAGAAGAAGAGAACTTCGATGAAAAAAACAGAAAAGATTTTGAGTGGAAAGAAGAAAATCAGTTGAGAAATCAACTTATAAATCAACAGGAAAAAAATAGCGCCCTACAAGAAGAATTATATGGGAAACAAGAGAAGGTCCGCGACTATGAACAAAAATTATCGCATGAGAAGGAAATCTTTTTTAACTTAGCAGAAGATGCAGATAAATATCGGATGTATCTCGGTAAGGTGAAAGTAAAAGGAAGAGGAATAAAGGTTACACTTGAGGATGAGGAATATAATCCCAATGTAGATAATGTAAATAAATACATCGTCCATGAACAACATATTTTTAAAGTGGTAAATGAACTCAAAATTTCGGGTGCATCAGCTATTGCCATTAATGGACAGCGATTAAAACATAACTCTTACATCATTTGCAATGGGCCAGTCATTACAATTGACGGGAATGAATATCCCGCTCCTTTCGAAATTTCAGCAATTGGTGATCCAGATGTGATGGAATCAGCTTTAAATATTGTTGGAGGGGTAAAGGATCAACTAGTAAATGATCATATCGTTTTTACAATGGAAAAGAAATCTGAACTTGTTTTCAAACCGATTGTCGGGGAAAGACAAAGATAA
- a CDS encoding DUF881 domain-containing protein: MKKKKTIISFTIITLIIGFMLAILYQSVQSYQEKRDTRDIWELREELTKEKQNQSNLLNEIRSIEAKLKKYEHQEKESGEEILRETLAELKKETGLTEVKGPGIIISVEPVEEEILLGKKIEDISPSLLTRLVNELNMYEAEYISIAGERIVNSTVIRDINGETKINGESIGTGPFKVHVIVKDAKKAERLYNHMKVSKSVDEFFVENFRVNISEPNPEVVIPAYSKSIRIKEMQPVKE, encoded by the coding sequence GTGAAAAAGAAAAAAACGATCATAAGTTTTACCATTATTACTTTAATCATCGGCTTTATGTTGGCCATACTGTATCAGTCTGTTCAATCTTATCAAGAAAAAAGAGATACTCGCGACATTTGGGAGCTTCGTGAGGAACTGACAAAGGAAAAGCAAAATCAATCGAATCTGTTAAACGAAATAAGATCCATTGAAGCAAAACTAAAAAAATACGAACACCAGGAAAAGGAGAGTGGAGAAGAGATTTTGCGGGAGACATTAGCTGAATTAAAAAAGGAAACGGGATTAACAGAAGTAAAGGGTCCCGGAATTATTATTTCGGTTGAACCAGTAGAAGAGGAAATTTTACTTGGAAAGAAAATAGAAGACATTTCCCCATCGCTTTTAACACGGTTAGTCAATGAGTTGAATATGTACGAAGCTGAATATATTTCGATTGCTGGCGAGCGGATTGTTAACTCAACAGTTATCCGCGACATCAATGGGGAAACGAAAATCAACGGGGAGTCAATTGGTACAGGACCTTTTAAAGTTCATGTCATTGTGAAGGATGCGAAAAAGGCGGAACGTTTATATAATCATATGAAGGTGTCAAAATCGGTCGATGAGTTTTTTGTTGAAAATTTCCGGGTAAATATTTCTGAACCTAATCCTGAAGTTGTCATCCCTGCTTATTCTAAATCGATTCGAATAAAAGAGATGCAACCAGTGAAAGAGTAA
- the spoVE gene encoding stage V sporulation protein E has product MALIKLSEVLILPYKKSTPDFILIFLTLGLLAIGLIMVYSASAIWADYKFDDSFFFAKRQLFFAGVGVIAMFMIMNMEYWTWRSWAKVIMIICFCLLILVLIPGIGMVRNGSRSWIGVGAFSIQPSEFMKLAMIVFLAKYLSERQKYITSFKKGLLPTLGIVFSAFGIIMLQPDLGTGTVMVGTCIIMIFISGARISHFVGLGLIGVLGFVGLVISAPYRIKRITSFLDPWSDPLGSGFQIIQSLYAIGPGGLFGLGLGESRQKFFYLPEPQTDFIFAILAEELGFIGGSVVLLLFALLLWRGIRIALGAPDLYGSFLAVGIISMVAIQVMINIGVVTGLIPVTGITLPFLSYGGSSLTLMLMAMGVLLNVSRYSRY; this is encoded by the coding sequence ATGGCTCTAATAAAGTTATCTGAGGTGTTGATATTGCCTTATAAAAAATCTACTCCAGATTTTATCCTAATCTTTTTAACGCTTGGACTATTAGCAATTGGCTTAATTATGGTCTATAGTGCGAGTGCTATTTGGGCCGATTATAAATTCGATGATTCGTTCTTCTTTGCAAAAAGGCAATTGTTTTTTGCGGGAGTGGGAGTGATCGCAATGTTTATGATTATGAATATGGAGTATTGGACGTGGCGATCTTGGGCGAAAGTCATCATGATTATTTGTTTTTGTTTATTGATCTTAGTTTTAATTCCTGGGATTGGTATGGTGAGAAATGGCTCTCGTAGTTGGATTGGGGTCGGTGCTTTCTCCATTCAACCTTCCGAGTTCATGAAACTGGCCATGATTGTTTTTTTAGCGAAGTATTTATCTGAACGTCAGAAATATATCACTTCCTTCAAGAAAGGACTACTTCCGACACTTGGGATTGTTTTTTCAGCTTTTGGGATCATCATGCTTCAACCGGATTTAGGAACAGGAACTGTAATGGTTGGAACCTGTATTATTATGATTTTTATTTCAGGGGCAAGAATCAGTCATTTCGTTGGTCTAGGTTTAATCGGTGTTCTTGGTTTTGTTGGACTCGTCATATCGGCTCCATACCGTATTAAAAGGATTACCTCTTTTTTGGATCCTTGGTCTGACCCGCTGGGAAGTGGTTTCCAAATTATCCAATCATTATATGCCATCGGGCCAGGTGGATTATTTGGACTAGGTCTTGGTGAGAGTCGGCAAAAATTCTTTTACCTACCTGAGCCACAAACTGATTTTATTTTTGCCATCCTAGCCGAAGAACTTGGATTTATAGGTGGAAGTGTTGTCCTATTATTATTTGCACTGCTTTTATGGAGGGGCATACGAATTGCCTTAGGAGCTCCAGATCTTTATGGAAGTTTCCTTGCTGTTGGAATTATCTCGATGGTTGCCATACAAGTAATGATTAATATTGGGGTTGTGACAGGCCTAATACCAGTAACAGGGATCACATTGCCATTCCTTAGCTATGGGGGGTCGTCGTTAACACTCATGCTCATGGCGATGGGAGTCCTATTAAATGTAAGTAGATATTCAAGATATTAA
- the ftsA gene encoding cell division protein FtsA yields MNSNEIFVSLDIGTSTVKVIIGEMVNDVLNIIGVGNVKSEGIRKGSVVDIDETVQSIQKAIEQAERMVGMEIKQVIVGIAGNHAMLQPCNGVVAVSSENKEITDDDVARVMDACQVISIPQDREIINIIPKQFIVDGLDEINDPRGMIGVRLEMEGILITGLKTMLHNTLRCVERAGLEITEIVFQPLAAGTVALSKDEKNLGSALIDIGGGSTTVTVFEHGFIKAATVLPVGGDHLTKDLSIGLRTSTEDAEKIKVKHGHAYYDYASEDEVFSVPIIGSDQHQQYSQVELSEIIEPRLEEIFDLVHYELNRLGIRDLPGGIVLTGGVANIQGILELAQEMFQNSVRVAIPDYIGVREPQYTTAIGLIQFAYKSARLQGRKVSAVPEPVMAQEVRTQKEQQPNQKAKPEKKPEDKFTSKVKRFFGYFFDE; encoded by the coding sequence ATGAACAGCAATGAGATTTTTGTTAGTCTTGACATCGGTACATCCACTGTCAAAGTAATCATTGGGGAAATGGTCAATGATGTTTTAAATATTATCGGTGTTGGGAATGTGAAGTCAGAAGGGATTCGCAAAGGTTCTGTTGTTGATATAGATGAAACTGTACAATCCATTCAAAAAGCAATTGAACAAGCGGAACGCATGGTAGGAATGGAAATTAAGCAAGTGATTGTCGGAATTGCTGGGAACCATGCTATGCTTCAGCCTTGTAATGGTGTCGTAGCAGTTTCTAGTGAAAATAAGGAGATAACAGATGATGATGTGGCACGGGTAATGGATGCGTGTCAAGTTATTTCAATTCCACAGGATAGGGAAATCATTAATATCATTCCAAAACAATTTATAGTCGATGGACTTGATGAAATCAATGATCCTAGGGGAATGATCGGGGTTCGTCTTGAAATGGAAGGAATTCTTATCACAGGGTTGAAAACAATGTTACATAACACATTGCGATGCGTAGAAAGGGCTGGATTGGAGATAACGGAAATTGTATTCCAGCCTTTGGCAGCAGGGACTGTCGCGTTATCAAAAGATGAGAAAAATTTAGGATCGGCCCTTATTGATATTGGTGGCGGATCGACCACTGTTACAGTATTTGAACATGGTTTTATCAAGGCTGCAACTGTTTTGCCTGTAGGCGGAGACCATCTTACAAAAGATTTGTCAATTGGACTTAGAACTTCCACTGAAGATGCTGAAAAAATTAAGGTGAAGCATGGACATGCCTATTATGATTATGCTTCTGAAGATGAAGTGTTTAGTGTACCTATTATCGGAAGTGATCAACATCAACAGTATTCACAAGTTGAGCTTTCTGAAATTATTGAGCCTAGGTTAGAGGAGATATTTGATCTTGTACACTATGAATTAAATCGTCTAGGAATCCGTGATTTACCAGGAGGCATCGTTTTAACAGGTGGTGTAGCTAATATTCAAGGAATACTAGAACTAGCCCAAGAAATGTTCCAAAATAGTGTTAGGGTAGCAATACCGGATTATATAGGCGTTCGTGAGCCACAGTATACTACTGCCATCGGTTTGATTCAATTTGCTTACAAGAGTGCTAGATTACAAGGGAGAAAAGTAAGTGCTGTCCCAGAGCCTGTTATGGCCCAAGAAGTTAGAACTCAGAAGGAGCAGCAACCAAACCAAAAGGCAAAACCTGAGAAAAAGCCAGAAGATAAATTCACTTCAAAAGTGAAGAGATTCTTTGGATACTTTTTTGATGAGTAG
- the murG gene encoding undecaprenyldiphospho-muramoylpentapeptide beta-N-acetylglucosaminyltransferase → MKIVVSGGGTGGHIYPALALIRTIQKKHPNTSFLYIGTEKGLEANLVPREGVPFRSIHITGFKRSLSFENVKTVLRFIKGVKKCKKMLKEFKPDVVIGTGGYVCGPVVYAAAKLKIPTIVHEQNSVPGLTNKFLSRYVNKVAICFESAKEFFPKEKIVLTGNPRASEVAHTKKTGILTSFGLKENVPTVLIFGGSRGARPINEAVVKSLMNFSKKPYQVIYVTGDVHFNEVQKEVELAGTPQNVVIQPFIHNMPEVLAEMDLVISRAGATTLAELTALGIPSILVPSPYVTNNHQEKNARTLTDKGAAVMMIEKELTPQKLVTELDQVLMDKEKLLSMKEASFKLGIRDASERLFSLMNELVKKA, encoded by the coding sequence ATGAAAATTGTCGTCAGTGGTGGCGGTACAGGTGGTCATATTTATCCTGCCCTTGCTTTAATAAGAACGATCCAAAAAAAACATCCTAACACGTCCTTTTTGTATATCGGCACAGAAAAGGGGCTAGAGGCAAACCTAGTTCCACGAGAGGGAGTTCCCTTTCGTTCCATTCATATTACAGGTTTTAAACGCTCTCTCTCCTTTGAAAATGTGAAAACTGTTTTGCGATTTATTAAAGGGGTAAAGAAATGCAAGAAGATGTTAAAGGAATTCAAGCCCGATGTCGTCATTGGGACTGGAGGATATGTTTGCGGTCCAGTTGTGTATGCAGCTGCTAAGTTAAAAATCCCAACGATTGTACATGAACAAAATAGTGTTCCTGGGTTAACGAATAAATTTTTAAGCCGCTACGTCAACAAAGTGGCTATTTGTTTTGAATCTGCTAAGGAGTTTTTTCCAAAAGAAAAAATTGTCTTAACAGGTAACCCCCGAGCTTCGGAAGTAGCACATACAAAAAAGACCGGGATTTTAACCTCATTCGGATTAAAAGAAAATGTACCGACCGTATTAATTTTTGGTGGAAGCCGTGGTGCCCGTCCAATTAATGAAGCGGTAGTAAAATCATTAATGAACTTTTCGAAAAAACCATATCAAGTTATTTATGTAACAGGAGATGTCCACTTTAATGAAGTTCAAAAAGAAGTAGAACTTGCAGGAACGCCCCAAAATGTTGTAATTCAACCTTTTATTCACAATATGCCAGAAGTACTAGCTGAAATGGATCTGGTGATTTCAAGGGCAGGTGCGACTACACTTGCAGAATTGACAGCATTGGGAATTCCGAGTATCTTAGTACCTAGCCCTTATGTAACGAATAATCATCAAGAGAAAAATGCAAGAACATTAACTGATAAGGGTGCGGCTGTTATGATGATTGAAAAGGAACTAACACCTCAAAAATTAGTTACTGAACTAGATCAAGTCCTAATGGATAAAGAAAAATTACTCTCCATGAAAGAAGCGTCATTTAAACTTGGGATTCGAGATGCTTCTGAACGTCTTTTTTCACTTATGAATGAATTAGTGAAAAAAGCTTAA
- a CDS encoding small basic family protein has product MWLPILSLIIGVLVGLFSNYTIPTEYSNYLSIAVLAALDTLFGGIRAYLQNIYDQKVFVSGFFFNIMLAASLAFLGVHLGVDLYLAAIFAFGVRLFQNIAVIRRILLSKWTENQEKS; this is encoded by the coding sequence ATGTGGTTACCCATATTAAGTTTGATCATTGGAGTATTAGTCGGCTTGTTTTCGAATTATACGATTCCAACAGAATATTCTAACTACCTTTCCATTGCAGTATTAGCTGCATTAGATACATTGTTTGGTGGAATTCGTGCTTATTTGCAGAATATTTATGACCAGAAAGTGTTTGTTTCCGGGTTTTTCTTTAATATAATGTTAGCAGCAAGTTTAGCTTTTCTAGGGGTTCATCTTGGTGTAGACTTGTATCTAGCAGCGATTTTTGCGTTTGGCGTACGATTATTTCAAAATATTGCTGTCATTAGACGGATATTATTATCAAAGTGGACAGAAAATCAAGAAAAAAGCTAA
- the murD gene encoding UDP-N-acetylmuramoyl-L-alanine--D-glutamate ligase has translation MKTITKFQHKKVLVLGLAKSGVSAASLLHNLGAFVTVNDRKPLSENPEAQNLLEQGIKVICGCHPIELLDEGFEFIVKNPGIPYSNPLVDGAIKKGIPIYTEVELAYLISDAPIIGITGTNGKTTTTTLIHEILTTDQQDALIAGNIGKVASQVVQEAKEDSVVVMELSSFQLMGVDEFCPHIAVWTNLYDAHLDYHGTKEEYAKAKANMIKKQTPEDFLIVNGDQEELIELISPSKAQKIYFSTKKKDEDGAYVENGELYFQGEKIMKVSDIVLPGAHNLENILAAVAAVKLSGVRNESIRKVLTSFSGVKHRTQFVRELHGRKFYNDSKATNTLATKVALSAFCQPTILLAGGLDRGNGFDDLIPYFDHVKALITFGETAPKLIETAKRAGLKIIQHVDTVEQAVPEAFKHSEAGDIILLSPACASWDQFKTFEQRGDIFIDAVHKLD, from the coding sequence TTGAAAACAATCACGAAATTTCAACATAAAAAAGTCTTAGTTCTTGGATTAGCTAAAAGCGGGGTAAGTGCAGCCTCGCTTTTACATAACCTTGGAGCGTTTGTAACGGTAAATGATCGAAAACCATTAAGTGAAAATCCAGAGGCACAAAATTTATTAGAGCAAGGAATTAAAGTGATTTGTGGGTGTCATCCGATAGAATTATTGGACGAAGGGTTTGAGTTTATCGTAAAAAACCCGGGAATTCCATATTCAAATCCTTTGGTGGATGGGGCAATCAAAAAGGGAATTCCTATTTATACAGAAGTGGAATTAGCTTATTTAATATCTGATGCTCCTATTATTGGCATCACAGGAACAAATGGGAAGACGACGACCACCACGCTAATTCATGAAATATTAACAACGGATCAACAAGATGCACTCATTGCAGGGAATATTGGAAAAGTTGCATCACAGGTTGTGCAAGAGGCGAAAGAAGATTCGGTTGTCGTTATGGAACTGTCTTCATTCCAATTAATGGGAGTTGACGAGTTCTGTCCACATATTGCAGTTTGGACCAATTTATATGATGCTCATCTTGATTATCATGGGACAAAAGAAGAATATGCAAAAGCAAAAGCAAATATGATAAAAAAACAAACACCAGAAGATTTTCTCATTGTGAATGGGGACCAAGAAGAGCTAATAGAACTAATTTCTCCTTCTAAAGCGCAAAAGATTTATTTTTCGACGAAGAAAAAGGATGAAGATGGTGCTTATGTGGAAAATGGTGAACTATACTTTCAAGGCGAAAAGATTATGAAAGTAAGCGATATTGTTCTTCCAGGAGCTCATAATTTAGAGAATATTTTAGCGGCTGTTGCAGCGGTGAAATTATCTGGTGTTCGAAATGAATCGATTCGGAAAGTGTTAACTAGTTTTTCCGGAGTAAAACATCGGACCCAATTTGTTCGGGAACTTCACGGTCGAAAATTTTATAATGATTCCAAGGCTACGAATACATTAGCGACTAAAGTAGCTTTATCCGCCTTCTGTCAACCAACTATTTTGCTTGCTGGAGGGTTAGATCGGGGAAATGGTTTTGATGATTTAATTCCTTATTTTGATCATGTCAAGGCACTCATTACATTTGGTGAAACGGCTCCAAAATTGATCGAAACAGCGAAACGGGCGGGATTAAAAATAATTCAACATGTCGATACTGTAGAACAGGCTGTACCAGAGGCATTTAAGCATTCGGAAGCTGGGGACATCATCTTATTATCTCCAGCCTGTGCAAGTTGGGATCAATTTAAAACTTTTGAACAACGTGGTGATATTTTTATTGATGCTGTGCATAAACTGGATTAA
- a CDS encoding cell division protein FtsQ/DivIB: MEKGKVVSIEDRIPKLKQQKKKKTNRRLLLLLSIFFLLILTVVYFQSPLSHIRKISVSGNVMIPKDAIIKITGIKKGMSIWELDREVIESQLKEKHEIRDAKVKVSFPNSVKIIVREQKRLAYISDGTSFRPVLENGKVVDHPVSTISVQAPVLYSFKNGKILKEMMTSLNQIPTEIVNAISEIHYSPKKTDKYHIKLYMNDGFEVTATLRTFAEKMIYYPSIISQLDPHVKGVIDLEVGSYFKAYEVEGDSQNEE; this comes from the coding sequence ATGGAAAAGGGGAAAGTAGTTTCTATAGAGGACCGAATACCAAAATTAAAGCAACAGAAAAAAAAGAAAACAAATAGACGTCTTTTGCTGTTGTTATCCATTTTTTTTCTTTTGATCCTTACCGTTGTGTACTTTCAATCTCCACTTAGCCATATTAGAAAAATATCTGTCAGTGGAAATGTGATGATTCCGAAAGATGCCATCATTAAAATTACCGGGATCAAAAAAGGGATGAGTATTTGGGAATTAGATCGAGAGGTAATTGAAAGTCAACTGAAAGAAAAACATGAAATTCGTGATGCAAAAGTGAAGGTCTCTTTCCCAAATTCGGTCAAAATTATCGTCCGAGAACAAAAGCGTTTAGCCTATATTTCAGATGGGACAAGTTTCCGACCAGTGCTTGAAAATGGAAAAGTTGTAGACCATCCAGTTTCTACCATTTCAGTACAAGCTCCTGTTCTGTATTCTTTTAAAAACGGGAAAATATTAAAGGAAATGATGACTTCATTAAATCAAATTCCGACTGAAATTGTAAATGCGATCTCGGAAATACATTACTCCCCTAAAAAGACGGACAAATATCATATTAAACTCTATATGAACGATGGATTTGAAGTCACGGCAACTTTACGCACTTTCGCTGAAAAGATGATTTATTACCCTTCTATCATTAGCCAACTTGATCCACATGTGAAGGGGGTTATCGATTTAGAGGTAGGGTCCTATTTTAAAGCGTATGAAGTGGAAGGAGATTCACAGAATGAAGAATGA